In Eubalaena glacialis isolate mEubGla1 chromosome 3, mEubGla1.1.hap2.+ XY, whole genome shotgun sequence, the following are encoded in one genomic region:
- the S100A8 gene encoding protein S100-A8: MLTDLESAMNCLIDVYHKYSLVKGNYHSIYCDDLKKLLQTECPKFLEKKDAEAWFKELDVNEDDAINFQEFLSLVIKVGLAAHEEIHK; this comes from the exons ATGCTGACGGACCTGGAGAGTGCCATGAACTGCCTCATTGACGTCTACCACAAGTACTCCCTGGTGAAAGGGAATTACCACTCCATCTATTGCGATGACTTGAAGAAATTGTTACAGACGGAGTGTCCTAAGTTTTTGGAA AAAAAGGATGCAGAAGCCTGGTTCAAAGAGTTGGACGTCAATGAGGATGATGCAATTAACTTCCAGGAGTTCCTCTCACTGGTGATAAAGGTGGGCCTGGCAGCCCATGAAGAAATTCACAAATAG